A stretch of the Streptomyces sp. NBC_00078 genome encodes the following:
- a CDS encoding GAF and ANTAR domain-containing protein has product MVVRPEDDRHGFYGGDPRPAGEGFRSVGHDACSGRTERDPDRLRTAEVIAAGVHDAQPAQIPARLCRVAVTLLPVVGASVSLRSDGMSVRLGASSDQASYLAELQTTLGDGPFLYASEAAAPVLACDLTAGRDVCRWPVFAQQVTAAGVQAVYSLPLGNDTVTVGTLDLYRATPGGLTEDELNRALMVAGVMTLAVMTLPREEAGSGAGERWLGGLATDHDKVYQAIGMIMAQLGVDADEATARLRARAFTQGRTALDVARDVVAHRVMLEGG; this is encoded by the coding sequence GTGGTCGTGCGGCCCGAGGACGACCGTCACGGCTTCTACGGCGGTGATCCCCGCCCGGCCGGTGAAGGATTCCGTTCGGTCGGTCACGACGCGTGTTCGGGAAGGACGGAGCGCGACCCGGACCGGCTCAGGACCGCCGAGGTGATCGCCGCGGGGGTGCATGACGCGCAACCCGCGCAGATACCGGCCCGGTTGTGCAGGGTGGCGGTGACGCTGCTGCCGGTCGTCGGTGCGAGTGTGTCGCTGCGCAGCGACGGGATGTCGGTCCGACTCGGCGCGAGCAGCGACCAGGCCTCGTATCTCGCGGAACTCCAGACCACCCTCGGCGACGGGCCGTTTCTGTACGCCTCCGAGGCCGCTGCCCCCGTGCTCGCCTGCGATCTGACGGCCGGCCGGGACGTGTGCCGCTGGCCGGTGTTCGCACAGCAGGTGACGGCGGCGGGGGTGCAGGCGGTGTACTCGCTGCCGCTGGGCAATGACACGGTGACCGTGGGCACCCTCGACCTCTACCGTGCCACCCCTGGTGGACTGACCGAAGACGAGCTGAACCGTGCGCTGATGGTGGCCGGTGTCATGACGCTGGCCGTCATGACCCTGCCGCGGGAGGAGGCCGGCAGCGGAGCGGGCGAGCGCTGGCTGGGCGGGCTGGCCACCGACCACGACAAGGTCTACCAGGCCATCGGCATGATCATGGCGCAGCTCGGGGTCGACGCCGACGAGGCGACGGCCCGGCTGCGGGCCCGCGCCTTCACGCAGGGCCGTACCGCGCTCGACGTGGCGCGCGACGTGGTCGCGCACCGGGTGATGCTGGAAGGCGGCTGA
- a CDS encoding ribosomal protein L7/L12, whose translation MDILGFSLITLLILIGIGSVESRISRQDKRVARVEYKLDLILGHLGLREREPWSDEVDALLRDGKKIAAIKAYREATGAGLKEAKEAVDKLG comes from the coding sequence ATGGACATTCTTGGATTCTCCCTGATCACCCTGCTCATACTCATCGGCATCGGCAGCGTGGAGAGCCGGATCTCCCGCCAGGACAAAAGAGTTGCCCGGGTCGAGTACAAACTCGACCTGATCCTCGGCCACCTGGGGCTGCGCGAGCGGGAGCCGTGGTCGGACGAAGTGGACGCCCTGCTGCGGGACGGCAAGAAGATCGCGGCGATCAAGGCGTACCGGGAGGCGACGGGTGCGGGCCTGAAGGAGGCCAAGGAGGCGGTGGACAAGCTCGGTTAG
- the thrS gene encoding threonine--tRNA ligase — protein MYDHRRLGRELDLFDTDPLMGAGLPYWLPDGAIVRHALEEYIRDQERAAGYRHVYSPVLGKRELYEISGHWSHYSDDMFPPMELGSEQVVLRPSLCPHHALIYRSRSHSYRELPLRIAELGGMYRSELSGVLGGLTRVRSIQLNDAHIFCTLEQAVDEARAALALIGRAYADLGIRAARYRLSLPGEGGKYVADPELWERATGLLKEVLESSGLPYDAVAGEAAFYGPKIDVQITDSAGRESTLSTVQIDFHQPERFDLHYIGPDGAKHRPVMVHRSIIGSVERAVAQLVEEHGGAFPAWLAPVQLVVLPVSDAQMAQGQEMVRRAVARGLRAELAGPEQGTLGARIRAARLVPYQAVIGEREAESDLAAVRLRDGRRPGALPVERLLERIGVCAAARGAELWAAA, from the coding sequence ATGTACGACCACCGCAGGCTCGGCCGTGAACTGGACCTGTTCGACACCGATCCGCTGATGGGCGCGGGGCTGCCGTACTGGCTGCCCGACGGGGCGATCGTGCGGCACGCACTGGAGGAGTACATCCGGGACCAGGAACGCGCGGCCGGCTACCGGCACGTGTACTCACCCGTCCTCGGCAAGCGCGAGCTCTACGAGATCTCGGGGCACTGGTCCCACTACAGCGACGACATGTTCCCGCCGATGGAACTGGGCAGCGAACAGGTCGTGCTGCGGCCCAGTCTCTGCCCCCATCACGCCCTCATCTACCGCTCCCGTTCCCACAGCTACCGTGAACTCCCCCTCCGCATCGCCGAGTTGGGCGGCATGTACCGGTCCGAACTGTCCGGGGTCCTCGGCGGCCTGACCCGCGTACGGTCCATCCAGCTCAACGACGCCCACATCTTCTGCACCCTGGAACAGGCGGTGGACGAGGCACGCGCCGCCCTCGCACTCATCGGCCGCGCCTACGCCGACCTGGGCATCCGCGCCGCCCGCTACCGGCTGTCCCTGCCGGGGGAGGGCGGCAAGTACGTCGCCGACCCGGAGTTGTGGGAGCGGGCCACCGGGCTGCTGAAGGAGGTGCTGGAGAGCAGCGGCCTCCCGTACGACGCCGTGGCGGGCGAGGCCGCCTTCTACGGGCCCAAGATCGACGTCCAGATCACCGACTCCGCCGGACGCGAGTCCACCCTCTCCACCGTTCAGATCGACTTCCACCAGCCCGAACGCTTCGACCTGCACTACATCGGCCCCGACGGGGCGAAGCACCGCCCGGTCATGGTCCACCGCAGCATCATCGGCAGCGTGGAGCGGGCGGTGGCGCAGCTGGTCGAGGAGCACGGCGGGGCCTTTCCGGCGTGGCTCGCGCCCGTGCAACTCGTCGTGCTGCCGGTGTCGGACGCGCAGATGGCACAGGGCCAGGAGATGGTGCGCCGGGCCGTGGCACGCGGGCTGCGGGCCGAGCTCGCCGGGCCCGAGCAGGGCACCCTCGGCGCCCGCATCCGGGCGGCACGCCTCGTGCCGTACCAGGCGGTGATCGGCGAGCGGGAGGCCGAGAGCGACCTGGCGGCCGTACGACTGCGGGACGGGCGGCGTCCGGGGGCCCTGCCGGTGGAGCGGCTGCTGGAGCGGATCGGCGTATGTGCCGCAGCCCGTGGCGCCGAACTGTGGGCAGCTGCGTAG
- a CDS encoding nucleoside hydrolase, which produces MTGQPIPVIIDCDTGVDDALALLFAVRHPALDLRAVTCVAGNTDVDGVVRNTLTVLEQAGAPDIPVGRGAERPLIEPARSAAHVHGIDGMGDLGLPAPTRTPADVDAVTLLRREILASPRPVTLIPTAPLTNIALLLRTHPEVTGNIERIVFMGGAVATGNATPVAEFNVWHDPEAAAVLLTAGVPITMYGLDVFTQVVVPSAAVHRLRASSEPGARLAGELLAHRPAHPGEAAEAEAEDAGGLGDAGAVCSVVDPVGITTSLLPVEVSLAPGPSRGQTVVDRRPRPGESEIHEGLREQPLVDVALEVDVERFVKLYLETVEIPGA; this is translated from the coding sequence GTGACCGGTCAGCCCATCCCGGTGATCATCGACTGCGACACAGGTGTCGATGACGCCCTGGCCCTGCTGTTCGCCGTACGCCACCCGGCGCTCGACCTGCGGGCCGTCACCTGCGTCGCCGGGAACACGGACGTCGACGGCGTGGTCCGCAACACCCTGACCGTGCTGGAGCAGGCCGGCGCCCCCGACATCCCGGTCGGCCGCGGGGCCGAGCGCCCGCTGATCGAACCGGCGCGCTCCGCGGCCCACGTGCACGGCATCGACGGCATGGGCGACCTCGGCCTGCCCGCGCCCACCCGCACTCCCGCCGACGTGGACGCGGTCACCCTGCTGCGCCGCGAGATCCTCGCCTCCCCGCGCCCGGTCACCCTGATCCCCACGGCGCCCCTGACCAACATCGCGCTGCTCCTGCGCACCCACCCGGAGGTGACCGGCAACATCGAGCGGATCGTCTTCATGGGCGGCGCGGTGGCCACCGGGAACGCCACGCCGGTCGCCGAGTTCAACGTCTGGCACGACCCGGAGGCGGCCGCGGTCCTGCTCACCGCAGGGGTGCCGATCACGATGTACGGGCTGGACGTGTTCACGCAGGTCGTCGTCCCCAGCGCCGCCGTGCACCGGCTGCGCGCCAGTTCCGAGCCCGGTGCCCGGCTGGCGGGCGAACTCCTCGCCCACCGGCCGGCCCACCCGGGCGAGGCCGCCGAGGCCGAGGCCGAGGACGCGGGCGGCCTCGGCGACGCGGGCGCGGTGTGCTCGGTCGTCGACCCGGTCGGCATCACCACCAGCCTGCTGCCCGTCGAGGTCTCTCTCGCCCCGGGCCCGTCCCGCGGCCAGACGGTCGTCGACCGGCGCCCGCGCCCCGGAGAGTCCGAGATCCACGAGGGGCTGCGAGAACAGCCGCTCGTGGACGTGGCGTTGGAGGTGGACGTGGAGCGGTTCGTGAAGCTGTACCTGGAGACGGTCGAGATTCCGGGGGCTTGA
- a CDS encoding LAETG motif-containing sortase-dependent surface protein, whose protein sequence is MSIASRVTARRLLGTGAASLALCAATVAAASGAWATDTPGGDGWKSGGAYHPGTGAGTKTEADRCQFSLDGVNFFDSVKVDDQTLKPTDGGKIHVKVRTAGDATTCTASLASYLAHGSSFATSGEQVFVDFDSVTVKQGQTDSLDIAVPDAGCFAQIDLYRGAVKFDGKLDAKDGFEHGDLPKGPDHPVIKDKLIASWNGGTKDCTTAEESQPPATPPASTPATEQPSTPAQETTPPASETPSTEAPTPSASASASAPAPTPNGGGGGDLAETGGGSDSGIIAGGAAALLAAGAAIVVVTKRRRTARS, encoded by the coding sequence ATGTCCATAGCGAGCCGTGTCACCGCGCGACGTCTCCTGGGTACGGGCGCCGCGTCGCTCGCCCTCTGTGCCGCCACCGTCGCCGCCGCCTCGGGCGCCTGGGCCACCGACACCCCCGGCGGTGACGGCTGGAAGTCGGGCGGCGCCTACCACCCGGGCACGGGCGCCGGCACCAAGACGGAGGCGGACCGCTGCCAGTTCTCTCTGGACGGCGTCAACTTCTTCGACTCGGTCAAGGTCGACGACCAGACCCTGAAGCCGACCGACGGCGGCAAGATCCACGTCAAGGTCCGTACGGCGGGCGACGCGACGACCTGCACGGCCTCCCTTGCCTCGTACCTGGCCCACGGCTCCTCCTTCGCCACCTCCGGCGAGCAGGTGTTCGTCGACTTCGACTCGGTGACGGTCAAGCAGGGGCAGACCGACTCGCTCGACATCGCGGTGCCGGACGCCGGCTGCTTCGCGCAGATCGACCTCTACCGCGGCGCCGTCAAGTTCGACGGCAAGCTCGACGCGAAGGACGGCTTCGAGCACGGGGACCTGCCCAAGGGCCCCGACCACCCGGTCATCAAGGACAAGCTGATCGCGTCGTGGAACGGCGGCACGAAGGACTGCACGACGGCCGAGGAGTCCCAGCCGCCGGCCACCCCGCCGGCGTCGACCCCGGCGACCGAGCAGCCGTCGACGCCGGCGCAGGAGACGACCCCGCCGGCGTCCGAGACCCCCTCGACCGAGGCCCCGACCCCGTCCGCCTCGGCGTCGGCCTCGGCGCCCGCGCCCACCCCGAACGGTGGCGGCGGCGGTGACCTCGCCGAGACCGGTGGCGGCAGCGACTCCGGCATCATCGCCGGCGGCGCCGCGGCCCTCCTGGCCGCCGGTGCGGCGATCGTCGTGGTGACGAAGCGGCGGCGCACGGCCCGCTCCTGA
- a CDS encoding DUF4142 domain-containing protein has translation MGTLFVGGALSVTLAALAYPAMLGVNTTSSSGTLIIAQTQWGPLTEADRDFVVKVRAAGLWEYPVGQMGLKKGQSKGVLIASKHLIDGHAALDASCRKISTMLNITIPNVASPQQVGFVNTLAADQGSQFDTDFANILRVTHGSIFNTIAKIRSTTKNTVVRALADQANVTVLDHITVMEQTGLVNFDQVLFQETTPPKLPSTDLTPPPPAAGQPEIVLTPPVDSTTQPPVLPGESSNQAASPSPTVR, from the coding sequence ATGGGAACCCTCTTCGTGGGCGGTGCGCTCAGCGTGACACTGGCCGCGCTCGCGTATCCCGCGATGCTCGGAGTCAACACCACATCCAGCTCAGGGACACTCATCATCGCGCAGACCCAGTGGGGTCCCCTGACGGAAGCGGACCGGGACTTCGTGGTCAAAGTGCGCGCGGCCGGGCTGTGGGAGTACCCGGTCGGGCAGATGGGCCTGAAGAAGGGGCAGAGCAAGGGGGTGCTCATCGCGAGCAAGCACCTGATCGACGGGCACGCGGCGCTGGACGCCAGCTGCCGCAAGATCAGCACGATGCTCAACATCACGATCCCGAACGTGGCCAGTCCCCAGCAGGTCGGCTTCGTCAACACGCTCGCCGCGGACCAGGGCAGTCAGTTCGACACGGACTTCGCCAACATCCTGCGCGTGACGCACGGTTCGATCTTCAACACGATCGCGAAGATCCGCTCGACGACCAAGAACACCGTGGTGCGGGCCCTGGCCGACCAGGCGAACGTGACGGTCCTCGACCACATCACGGTCATGGAGCAGACCGGCCTGGTCAACTTCGACCAGGTCCTCTTCCAGGAGACGACCCCGCCGAAGCTGCCCTCCACGGACCTGACCCCGCCGCCGCCGGCCGCGGGCCAGCCTGAGATCGTGCTCACGCCGCCGGTGGACAGCACCACCCAGCCGCCGGTCCTGCCCGGCGAGTCGTCCAACCAGGCGGCCAGCCCGAGCCCGACCGTGCGATGA
- a CDS encoding DUF6445 family protein: MPPQPRRLPTALPVLPYRKPTKGRDYWVLDDVLPDVDAVRERCLAKDDWAKGYPYTSETWPGLRTMPGLEPAELARVERLVKKSTGAKELWVQQAPGGGTLNHNCVQVVGEGESEPRPHTDSRALCRYAAVLYLNPDVPKDCGTAFYRQSLPGGRLGGNVVQAPHNNLVEALGTRFVAPDAFEEDVRVPHKYNRLLLYNANLVHSATGYSGRTLEEKRMTAVFFWMA, translated from the coding sequence ATGCCCCCACAGCCCCGCAGACTCCCCACGGCCCTGCCCGTCCTGCCTTACCGCAAGCCCACCAAGGGCCGCGACTACTGGGTCCTGGACGACGTCCTGCCGGACGTGGACGCCGTACGGGAGCGCTGTCTCGCCAAGGACGACTGGGCCAAGGGGTATCCGTACACCTCGGAGACCTGGCCGGGCCTGCGCACCATGCCGGGCCTCGAACCCGCCGAACTCGCCCGTGTCGAACGGCTGGTGAAGAAGTCGACCGGCGCGAAGGAACTGTGGGTGCAGCAGGCTCCCGGCGGCGGGACTCTCAACCACAACTGCGTCCAGGTCGTCGGCGAGGGCGAGAGCGAGCCGCGTCCGCACACCGACTCGCGGGCGCTGTGCCGCTACGCGGCGGTGCTGTACCTCAACCCCGATGTCCCCAAGGACTGCGGGACAGCCTTCTACCGCCAGTCACTCCCCGGCGGCCGGCTCGGCGGCAACGTCGTCCAGGCCCCGCACAACAACCTCGTCGAGGCCCTGGGCACCCGGTTCGTCGCACCGGACGCCTTCGAGGAGGACGTACGCGTCCCGCACAAGTACAACCGCCTGCTTCTGTACAACGCCAACCTCGTGCACAGCGCGACGGGATACTCCGGCCGGACGCTGGAGGAGAAGCGGATGACGGCGGTCTTCTTCTGGATGGCGTGA
- a CDS encoding DUF6479 family protein, with protein sequence MSTATLVTAATSSEVLNVIAAFVGGLIIAGALIWAVQFGMRVRDRELPRPNPDEQPHLPDSGAVREMREMREPDEVPHAEGGQRLMPYELHSSGSRTRKDQHRRRWLPGSSGSFGSGGVGRF encoded by the coding sequence ATGAGTACGGCGACGCTTGTAACAGCGGCCACGTCGAGTGAAGTACTCAACGTGATCGCCGCCTTTGTCGGTGGCCTGATCATCGCTGGAGCATTGATCTGGGCCGTGCAGTTCGGCATGAGGGTCCGGGACCGCGAACTGCCGCGACCCAACCCGGACGAGCAACCCCACCTTCCTGACAGCGGTGCGGTCCGGGAGATGCGCGAGATGCGGGAACCGGACGAGGTTCCGCACGCGGAGGGCGGGCAGCGGCTCATGCCGTACGAGCTCCACTCATCGGGAAGCAGGACACGAAAGGACCAGCACCGCCGGCGTTGGCTGCCCGGCTCCAGCGGCTCCTTCGGCAGCGGCGGCGTGGGGCGCTTCTGA
- a CDS encoding luciferase family protein, translating to MTPAQKALDQLAAWPDLSPCEAGCGTGRALRSARDEIVHFHSDRDVDLHLTDRALQRMHYDFAESTAIRLVPGSRWVTIHLDCDADVDLLLSLVSVALKAHTGPQSLSAATEPLMALCNFHRVTVLQRDEADDA from the coding sequence ATGACACCGGCCCAGAAAGCCTTGGACCAGCTGGCCGCCTGGCCCGACCTCAGCCCGTGCGAGGCCGGCTGCGGCACGGGCCGGGCGCTGCGTTCCGCACGGGACGAGATCGTGCACTTCCACTCCGACCGGGATGTGGACCTGCATCTCACCGACCGCGCCCTCCAGCGGATGCACTACGACTTCGCTGAGTCGACCGCCATCCGCCTGGTGCCGGGCTCGCGTTGGGTGACGATCCACCTCGACTGCGACGCCGACGTCGACCTGCTGCTCAGTCTGGTCAGCGTCGCCCTCAAGGCCCATACGGGCCCGCAGAGCCTGTCGGCGGCGACGGAACCGTTGATGGCCCTCTGCAACTTCCACCGAGTGACGGTGCTCCAGCGCGACGAGGCGGACGACGCCTGA
- a CDS encoding YncE family protein, giving the protein MRTRSISAATALAVLFSSAALSVALAGTASAATASVTSPGGIVADGALKRVFVGDSSAGTVAATDYSGAVLGSVGGITGVSDLTVSDDGATVYAAAPEIHEIWAIDAATLDVKARYTVSTTTGPRHVAFSGGKVWFSYGDQWDGDLGSVDPTVDPASGADPVALKQFSSRVWGQALLDTDPAQPGILAVGETGLSTDSMAVLDVSSGKPTQVAWHNGDYSLNNGIGDIDLVPGGSQVLVNGKDRDAYADGAFKAAGSYPNGQRADIASNGLVAQVSGNKILTYQPNATLPLHTYDLGTSNTADLTWAPDNSRIFALVGSESGYSLKVLSDTALNNPTLSVNAPSTATRAKALTVTGKLSASVPLPAGAKLQVTRTDLDSPNGKALPVVTVKSDGTYSFSDTPPAGGTVTYKVTYAGDADHSAVTASDKVDVSRASTSLSVNNNGKVYSYGADVKFTAHLGTTYKNRSVEIWANPFGGDKPNKLIKTGTVDSSGNISAWVDMTRDTDVTAVFKGDSRYKPKTVKSTGYAKVKVSTAVTKNYKKAAIGSHTYYWVHKNTAPVVTTTMTYYPGRKQRLDLEVYYAGKWYETDGSPRYFTLGMNGKSAVNLGAPGESGIKARVRAAYINGSSGDTVNSTTYTDWKYIYFSN; this is encoded by the coding sequence GTGCGTACGCGCAGCATTTCGGCCGCGACAGCGCTCGCGGTCCTCTTCAGCTCGGCGGCGCTGAGCGTCGCCCTGGCCGGCACCGCCTCGGCGGCCACGGCCAGTGTCACCTCGCCCGGCGGCATCGTGGCGGACGGCGCCCTGAAGCGGGTGTTCGTCGGCGACAGCTCCGCCGGCACCGTCGCGGCCACCGACTACTCCGGTGCCGTCCTCGGCTCGGTGGGGGGAATCACCGGGGTCAGTGACCTCACCGTCTCGGACGACGGGGCGACCGTGTACGCGGCCGCGCCGGAGATCCACGAGATCTGGGCCATCGACGCGGCCACCCTCGACGTCAAGGCCCGCTACACCGTCTCCACCACCACCGGCCCGCGCCATGTCGCCTTCAGCGGCGGCAAGGTGTGGTTCTCCTACGGTGACCAGTGGGACGGCGACCTGGGCTCGGTCGACCCCACGGTGGACCCGGCGAGCGGCGCCGACCCGGTGGCGCTGAAGCAGTTCTCGTCCAGGGTCTGGGGCCAGGCCCTGCTGGACACCGACCCGGCCCAGCCGGGCATCCTGGCCGTCGGCGAGACCGGTCTGTCGACGGACTCGATGGCCGTTCTCGACGTGTCGAGCGGCAAGCCCACGCAGGTCGCCTGGCACAACGGCGACTACTCCCTGAACAACGGTATCGGGGACATCGACCTGGTGCCCGGCGGCTCACAGGTGCTGGTCAACGGCAAGGACCGGGACGCCTACGCGGACGGAGCGTTCAAGGCGGCCGGCTCCTACCCCAACGGCCAGCGCGCAGACATCGCCTCGAACGGCCTGGTCGCCCAGGTCAGCGGCAACAAGATCCTCACGTACCAGCCCAACGCCACCCTGCCGCTGCACACCTACGACCTGGGCACGTCCAACACGGCCGACCTCACCTGGGCGCCGGACAACTCCCGGATCTTCGCCCTGGTCGGCTCGGAGAGCGGCTACAGCCTCAAGGTGCTCAGCGACACGGCGCTGAACAACCCGACCCTCTCGGTCAACGCCCCGTCGACGGCGACCCGCGCCAAGGCGCTCACCGTCACCGGCAAGCTGTCAGCGTCGGTCCCGCTGCCGGCCGGCGCGAAGCTCCAGGTCACCCGGACCGACCTGGATTCCCCGAACGGCAAGGCGCTGCCCGTCGTCACGGTGAAGTCCGACGGCACGTACTCCTTCTCCGACACCCCGCCCGCCGGAGGCACGGTCACCTACAAGGTGACCTACGCCGGCGACGCCGACCACTCGGCGGTCACGGCGTCCGACAAGGTCGACGTCTCCCGCGCCTCGACGAGCCTGTCCGTGAACAACAACGGCAAGGTGTACTCGTACGGCGCCGACGTGAAGTTCACGGCGCACCTCGGTACGACGTACAAGAACCGCTCGGTCGAGATCTGGGCCAACCCCTTCGGTGGCGACAAGCCCAACAAGCTGATCAAGACCGGCACGGTCGACTCCAGCGGCAACATCTCCGCGTGGGTGGACATGACCCGCGACACCGACGTCACGGCGGTCTTCAAGGGCGACTCCCGTTACAAGCCGAAGACCGTCAAGTCGACCGGCTACGCCAAGGTCAAGGTCTCCACGGCAGTCACCAAGAACTACAAGAAGGCCGCGATCGGCTCGCACACGTACTACTGGGTCCACAAGAACACCGCCCCGGTGGTCACGACGACCATGACGTACTACCCGGGCCGCAAGCAGCGCCTCGACCTTGAGGTCTACTACGCGGGCAAGTGGTACGAGACCGACGGCAGCCCCCGGTACTTCACACTCGGCATGAACGGCAAGTCGGCCGTGAACCTGGGCGCCCCGGGCGAGTCCGGCATCAAGGCACGCGTGCGGGCGGCGTACATCAACGGCTCGTCGGGCGACACCGTCAACTCGACGACGTACACCGACTGGAAGTACATCTACTTCTCCAACTAG